The Prunus dulcis chromosome 5, ALMONDv2, whole genome shotgun sequence genomic sequence TGCAGTCATACTGTGCAGGAAAAGCAAAAAGAGCACTTACATATAAACTAGTAGGCAGGTCAAGATTATTAAGATACGAGAAAGTGCCCACAAGTAATACCATTTATTACCGAAACACCAcaagtaaaaataatgcaGTACCTTGGTGAGGTAACCACGCAATGCTTCGTCCACATTGGAGCTACCCAAAACAAGATAAAACCCAGGTTTATTATGGACCCAAGGTAGGAGTGACGCAAACATAAAAGCCAGCACCATTCTTATTCGAGCTTGAATGTTTTGCAAACCTAAGTTCTCGCTATTAGATCCTCCATCTACCtatcaaaataaaacgatGTTGAAGAATCAATTTAAAGCACAATTATTAACAGTTTCTAATGTAATTATGGTCAAATCCCAACGACCATATTCCATACagacatacatacatacacacatgaggaggaggagggagggGAGAATTTGAAGTCAGACAATATTTACTTTGTATTGTGGTTGTTTTCCTGTTACAGTTTGAAACAACGACAGAAGTGCGGAAATGACACCATCTATGGACACGTCAAGATGCCATGCTCCAATTTCATCTGCTAGAACTTTTGCCCTTGACTTTGTCGCTTCAGAGCTGCAAGGAACAAACCCCTTTACTGGACTActataatatcatattatgaGCATGTATCTGCAGGATGTTGGGATAATAAAATCTACTGCAAGTCTACAAATGGaaactttattaatttgttaataATTGGTTCTCAGGTGcatttaaaatctaaaaaacCTTTTCCTGGATTATCAATTGATGAATTATGGTGCCTTCCCCAATTTAGTGCATTTTAGACCTTTGCTTTTATCAGAAACTGTGATGATTTCAGATGAATTGCTGACATTAGATATGCACAGCAAAGCACAAATTACCTTAATTAGAAACCACAAAAAGAGTTGCGTAAAGGACATTGACATTAATTGTCAATCTTATTGTTAGATGAAAAATCATATAGCATCCAAGAGAAGGTTTTAGTGCTACCTTACCTGTAAAACAATTAAAGTACTGCAATTTGCAACACCACAAgcaataatttataaattccACTGATGTCTGATTTAATATTACAGGCACACGGCACGCATAGGGAAATTGTTGTTTGTGTAAATGGGCTCACCTGTTTTCAGATCCCATGAAAACAGTATAAAATATGCGTTTTGCGAATTCTCTGCTGTCAGTAGGATACTGGCCATCCTTGTATTGTCCAATCCGTATCGCGTCAGCTTTGACTTGTTCATCCCCGTTTGCAATTTCTGCATGTAAGAGTCCATCATAATTGAATGATAATATTCAGAGGATGATTTTTAGATGGTTCCCAGTAAGATACGAGAGATCTTTTTTCTGCCTCTACTGCACCCTGATTACTACACAAGTTCAAAGGATAAACTAACTTATACCTCTATGTTCACTCTCCTAACCTGAAACACTGGTTAGCTAAGTTTATGACCAAGTTGTGAGCCAAGGCTGCTCAGATTAAGTTGAAAACATTATAATTCTAATGTGGCATATGTAATTTCTACGTTAGTATAATTCGCAAGGCCATATGATAAACCCGTAAGAAATGGTTACAGACCCCATCCACCCATCCAGAAATAAGTGGTCCTTCTACATGAAATGCATCATGCGACCGAAAAGTCAAtcacataaaaaagaaaatcatggTACCCAATTATAGGCTTAAGAAAACTAACCTTTTACAACAAGCTGGCACATGCAACCAACTATAGCTGCTACACAGGAGCTATCTGCTCCTCCAGAAAGGGGAAGCAGAAAACCAGAAGCTCCACTTCTTCTTAAATAGTCCCATAACCAGCAACCAGGACCAAAGGCTATTTCCTCCTCAGGGGAGTGATACTTAATCTGCAGATCATAAAAtatattcatttataaatgtgaatgtttgattaattaaagCAATGTTTGATAAATAATGTCAAAAGGACAAAGCTTATCCACATAACTGGAAACTCCACCAAAGAAAGCATGTTAAAGCATATGacttttgttatattgtaagaTAAGGTCTGAAACACACAGAGATGTAAAACAGAAACATTTGTAGGCAATCTCTTGATGAACCAAGACTGGAAAGCCAGAGGcttttcttcaactttttaaaaaaccacTATCCCAACTACTTTGAGTTGGTTTTTGCTAGAACTGGATCTAACCTTTAGCGGACTAGAAAGGCACATTTTCAGATTAAAAGACTGACAAAGGTTGTATCGCGCCTCCACAAAAGGAACCCTGGTTTTGCAGCTTGCTTGCTCTTGGAAGCTACTTATAGATCCTCTAAGACTAGCAACCTGCCATTACGCCAGAAGCAAAAGTAGTAAAGTAATAAATTATAGTTGTAAGAAATTCAAGGAATCTGTTGTAGAAGAAAACTAGACTCAAAGAAATGAACCAAATATCTGTTATTTTGTCATATAAAAGTCATTGCAATTTAATGTAGCGTCTAAATAAAACATGCAGACACCTACAAGCAGTGAAAAGAATCGCATACCGCTTCTAAATCAATTTGGGCAATTACAACCTCAACATCCTTCAGTGAAAATTGTGAGCCTTGAGCGACTAGATCTCCATTTACAACGACAGAAGCGCAACCATCTGTGACAAATTACTCATAGTTCAAAAAATAGATGCCTTACTCATCACATAACAATAATTAAAGATCAAGTTTTTTATAACACTAAAAAGGAGATTCCATAAGAGATAGACCCAAAATACCACCAACGAAACAGTATTTTGTCCTTAACTTAAAATATGCAGCACTGATAAGTATATTATCCTAAGAAAATTTGCATAGAACCactgaagaaaaaataatgtcaCGTACCATAGTAGAGGCGACCACCATCACACCCCTGGTGATTGCTGTACATGTACACCCCTCCACGAGTGTGAGTAGCACCCATAAAAGCACGAAGACGAATATCAAGCTTTCTTAGTTGGTGATGACTTCCACTTGCATTCATAAACACTTCAACCCCATTCAATGCAAGCTCAGCGTGAGGAGGAATGGGAGTAAAAAGCTCTTCACAAATTTCAGCCGCGACAGCTCTAATAAGGGAACAATGCTTAAGATTTAGAAATGCATAAATCAGATTAGGAGTGAACttattatacaaaaaatgcTATTCTGACTGCTGAAAAAAGCTCACAACTCCTGCAAATTTTACTTAGGCAGGCATTTGACTCATCTGCATCAGCTATGGGCTTTCCTGAAGCACATTTCAGATAATGCAGAGGTGGGATCAACCAACGACCACCTCTTGGACACAAAACAAAGTCCTCACAAAGTGTTATGATGGCATGATTCTAAAACGTGGACAAATGCTAAGTCCCAACCAAACTTAATAATCATGAATTTTGTAGTTAACTCAATGAATTCCAAGGAACTATAATGAAGACAACTTTCAAGGCAGTTGTGGCACTATCCTATATATCTAACAgggataataaaaaataaaaataaaaaattctacTATTTCATTCTCACCTAAACAATCCTACGTTTCAGTGTACGGATGGAACTGCAAAAGCAACAAGTGATACATGGAGTCTTAACCTGACTAACAACAATAGAGCTAATAACATTGGCACTTACGTGTCCAGAAACTGAATGTACCCATAACCAAAAGGCACTGAATCCTGTGACAAGGCCTCTGAAATTTCCTTTGGCAGCTGAAAGTTCACAAGTTGGTCTCTTTGTTTCCATGCTGTAAACCAACGTAGCTCCCTGTAATTTCCATCATTCGCAAGCCACATCTTTGGGCGTATCATGATAATCTTTCTGTTCATACAAAGAATTTGACAATTGTAACGTTCTGACCCATTGATCACAGGCATGCCGAAGCTGCATAATATACCATCAGTCCAATCCCCAACTAAGAGCTCTTTCAAGCATTCCCATCTGCAAAAATCACATTTCTCAATCACCATAAGAGATTACCATTAACGATAACTTAAAAATCATCATGGTtagttaattattttaataaacacATAATTTATTCACAAATGAGACCCCAAGATGATATATTTTCAGCAAATAAACTAAAGTCCAAGTTGGTTTTAAtgtagctttttttttttcttttcaaaacttgaacTTTGAAAGAATGGTTTGAAATCCAAAGAGCTTACGCATGATTAACAGTATCGAGCTCGAGGAAATGGTCTTCGCAGCCATAACCAGTAATCTCAAGCTCAGGACCAAGCCGAATCACAGCCCCAGCCTCTTTAGCCTTAGCTATCGACTCTTTGATGTTCTTCAAATTGCAATCGAAGTCCATAGCCCATTGGTTCAAATTACACGTTGCAGTCTTCAGTAGCCTCATCTCCAACACTTCAGTTTCAGCGAATTCTAGGTTTTTGAATTGCCTTTCTTAGCTGAGAAAGAACCAGAAAGCTTCGATTGCAAGCGTCGCCGATGTCAGCAATGGAGCAGAGACTGACAATTCTTAGCCTTGCGTTTGAAATCTTGGAAATTTTATTCTGTTGCTTGGGAGCTATTTGTTCTGTTGCTCGGGAGCTAGGCTCCTGGACCCTTGGACGGGTCAGCCCGGTCAAGTTCTTCCGGTTTTGACACGTTTGAAGGGCTCGGGCTTTGAAGCTTCTGTGGAATTTTCATAAGTTGGACTCGTGTCCAAGGGGGAATATAACCTTTTGAATTATTCAGTAAAGTAATCAATTCAATAACGTCAATAATACgttaataaaacaaacaaattcgACTCGTTTCTTAGGCTTAATTATTACAGTGCCCTTTGAAATATTGAACAAATCCTACGTTCTTCTTTCAAAGTTGAAATAGTTTATTTAGTGTGTCACTTTTCCTTTTAATGTCAAATTCATATCAAACTCTGTTAAAAACTAATAATGTGGTGTAGTTATATTGGTAAATTCGTCGGAACTGACTAAGTTTCCACCAATCTAATTTGGTGATGTGGCATTGTAGAGTCCAAATGGGACCCACTAGATATAGGTCCATGTGTACCAAAAATAAACTTTTGCGCTAAAAATGCTTCATGACAACCAAATGTAACGTTTGGCATAAAAACTCATTAGTGCTTTCgtgctttttgtagaagcaaGTACTTTTGTAGGAATCACTTTCAAATACTTCTTggaatttcaataatttttttgacgTTTTTCATACAAAAGTATTTCAAACGATTGCCTACCCATGTGTAcctaaaattaaatattattatgcCTGTTGTACAAATGGATCCAATCCATCCATATTATTAGTCCGGCCCATGGCCCGAAGAAATGGGCTGGGCTCACACccgcctttttttttttcatgccTAATGTAATTCAGATTTGGTTCTTAACAAACGAATATTTGCCCTCTCAACTGAACGCCGTCGTATCAAGCACCCTTCTTTATCGACCGAACGCCGAGCTGTTCTATCGTTTTTCTTCAATCTCTGCAAAAAACCCTTGTGCAGTGAACGAAACAGAAATCTTGATTTTCGtttttggaattgaatttgGTTCGGAGAATGACAGTAGCGAGCTCAGTCGTCCACGAAGTGCTGGGCCGGAGGGCCGAGGACGTAGACCAGCCCATAATCGACTACATCGTTAACGTCCTCGCCGACGAGGACTTCGATTTCGGCGACGATGGAGAAGGCGCTTTCGACGCTCTCGGCGAGCTCCTCGTCGGCGCTGGCTGTGTTAGCGACTTCGCCGAGTGTCGCTCGGTGAGTCTGCGATTTTTTCCTTTCACTTGAGTTGGTCCGTTTGGCTGCTCAGAAAATCTGGAAAGAAAGTAAAACTGGTTTTGGATGAGTAGATTACTGTATTATTTTCTACGCTGAGCTTATAGCATTTGCTTTGAATCTGATTTGATAATTTGAGATACTGGACAGCTGTTAtgaattcaatttcttttcGATGTGTATTCCATGAAACTGAATCCGACGTTGGTTTgtagagaaattgaagaaaagaaaaagagttttGGAATTGTAGGCTTTATGTTGTTAGCGACGCTTAGTTGAGATGAGGTTGTTTGTGGACATTGGCAATGCTATTCATTTTGATTACGTGAAAAATGCTTTCTCAATCTGGGTTGGTATTGTTCTTGACGTTTGTTTTTTGCGATAGGTTTGTAGTATAATATCCGAAAAGTTTGGCAAGCATGGGTTGGTTAAAGCTAAACCTACTGTACGGAGCCTTGCAGCACCAGTCAGAATGGATGATGGGATGGATGAGGGGCAAGCTCCAAAGAAGAAGGTTGAGGTGGTTGATGGCCCTTTGTTAACTGAACGTGACCGAGCTAAgatagaaagaagaaagaggaagGATGAGCGCCAAAGAGAGGTAAGGTTTCTGTGTAAGATATGATTCCTACTGCTTATGCGAGGTTTTTATCATCTTGGGGTACAATATTTTGGGCCATGTTGAGTGTGGGTATAATTGGGTTGAAGTTATATCTGAGCTAGGTTGTTATTGGTGTTGATGATTGATATGGTTGAAAGAGATttgttcagttttatttatacGTTGTTTACACAGCAACAATATCAAATACATTTAGCAGAAATGGAAGCAGTTAGGGCAGGAATGCCTGTTGTATCTGTAAATCATGAAAGCATTGGTGGGCCAAATGTCAAGGATATCCGTCTAGAGAACTTCAATGTTTCTGTGGGTGGCCGCGATCTAATTGTGGATGGTTCAGTAACACTTTCTTTTGGAAGGCATTATGGTGAGTTTGCTTTTCATGGATGAAGATGCTCTTGATTTGGTTCTCAAGTTGAGAGGGCCTTTTGTTAGAGTTCCCAATAGTGAGTTTGTGATACATGGAGTTTCTTATCTCAGAGGTTGTTGAATAATGTTGTAGttgtaataataattttcagttgGCATTTGACATagtagattgtgcctcaattcaTGCAGGCCTTGTTGGAAGAAATGGTACAGGGAAAACAACATTTCTTAGGCACTTGGCTATGCATGCCATTGATGGCATTCCTAAGAACTTCCAAATATTGCATGTGGAGCAAGAAGTGGTGGGTGATGACACATCAGCCTTGCAATGTGTTCTGAACACTGATGTTGAAAGAACTCAGCTTATGGAAGAAGAAGCTCGTCTCCTCACTAAACAGGTTGAATACcatattgtttttaattagAGGAGAGCTTAGCTTTCcagtctttttttctttttttttttgggtatttgaTGGATTAATGTTTACATGCTCCTTTCTTGTgctaaataaattattataacgTGAAGAGAGAACTGGAGTTTGAGGAATCAACAGAAACGAGCAATGGAGCAATTGACAAAGATGCTATTGGACGGAGGCTTCAGGAGATATACAAAAGGCTTGAGTTCATTGATGCTGATTCCGCAGAGTCACGTGCAGCTTCCATTCTTGCGGTCAGTACCCCATTCATTTCTGCAACAATCATCTAAGTCTTTACATGAATTAAGCTTGGTTTTTGACATGAAAATTTATGATGTTTAGGGCTGGCACAACTctccaaaaattaaaataaatagtaacAGAAAGAAATGGGGTAAGAAGAATCTCATTCTAGGTTGAATTTCTTTGCTGTTATGCTGAACCTATCAATAATGGTATAAATCACCGAGCCACCACTGCTAACAAATGAAACAGAAAATCCTACCTGCTGGCAGTTAACCATGCCATTCAGGTACATTTGGATGGGTTGCACTGGATGCGTGCATGTGTGATGCAATGAATTTCCTCTAAGTTGAGAAAGGAAGTTGTGCCTTTACCTACACTGTTGCTTGTCAGCTGGTTCATTTTTCTGAATTACTATCCTACTGACCTGGAATTTTACAGGGTCTTAGTTTCTCTCCGGAGATGCAGCGAAAAGCAACTAAAGCATTTTCTGGAGGATGGAGAATGCGAATAGCTCTTGCTCGTGCTCTGTTTATAGAGCCTGATTTGTTACTACTTGATGAACCCACGGTCTGTTGTTCATATACCCCTTTAGGCTTTTCATATTATTCTGTGTGCctggttttcatttttccgCCTCATGtttatccttttttctttttccagaaCCATCTTGATCTTCATGCTGTCCTCTGGCTGGAGACTTACCTGGTGAAATGGCCGAAAACATGTATAGTTGTTTCTCATGCTAGAGAATTCTTGAACACGGTAACTTGCTTGTGTGCTTTAGTTTCTCAGTTGGTCATATCAACAACAGTATTAATGAGTATAGTTTATGTAACACGTGCACGATCCTTCAGTATACCTCATTCTATGCTCTGTTTTTTCAGGTGGTCACTGATATCCTTCATCTTCATGGGCAAAAATTAAATGCCTACAAGGGGAACTATGATATATATGAGAGGACACGAATTGAACTGGTCAAGAACCAACAGAAAGCTTTTGAGTCCAACGAGCGTTCAAGAGCACATATGCAGGTTTTTCATCTTACCGTAATGAAAAAATGatgctattattatttttcttattttcttgatGTCCACAGCAGTTCAACATAATTCTGCTGACTTCCTatattacttttttgtttttttgtctcCTTTTTATTGCTTTGGCAAAGGTACTGAGGGTTGTTAGCCTTTGTTTGCTTCTACCAATAATTACTAATTTGATTTTCCTAGTCAACTTCATTTTTAGATATATGCacatattttctctttttattttcaaattttctgcATGTAGCTTTCTGTTTAAATAATAAGGATAGAATCATGTCTGTTAGATGTTAAAGTACTCGCTCTTCTTCTTGATCTTCTTTTGTCATCTTGCTCCTCTCTCAATGGCATGTTTTTTGAATTACAGTAACTTGTGTTTGGCATTCACATGTTTTACTCTGATCTGCAGACTTTTATTGATAAGTTCCGTTACAATGCGAAGAGGGCCGCACTTGTTCAATCAAGAATTAAggtgattttttttgtatttttgcatGTTCCCGAAACCATTTCTAATGACTGTAAACATCTCTGAATTCTGCTTTCTTGGCtgttaataaaaatttgatttagaCAACTTTTTCATGTACAAATAATCTTAATATAACTGatattccttcttttctttgatttaGGCATTGGACCGGTTGGGACATGTGGACGAGATTGTTAATGACCCTGAGTATGCACCGATTTGTTTATGTGGCTTATATGGATAGGAGCTTCTAGAAACAtttctgctttttctttctatctttATAAACTCTGCCCTTTCATGTGCAGCTATAAATTTGAGTTCCCAACTCCAGACGACAGACCTGGTCCTCCTATAATAAGTTTCAGGTTGGCTCCCTCTTTGGTTTTTGCAAGTCACCTGAGATCCTTTCTTTGtgttcttttctattttcaagTTTATTCTGTTTTCATTACTTAGATCAAGCGCTTATTGGATCTTTCTGATGTATGTGTTTGCAGTGATGCATCATTTGGTTATCCTGGGGGGCCCATTTTGtttaagaatttaaattttggaattgaCCTTGACAGCCGCATAGCAAGTAAGTATGCTAGTTTAatctttttctatttgaaaAGGATCCATTCTTAATGGTTTACATATGATTCACCTTGTACATGTGGTGTCAAAATTGTTATGCAGTGGTCGGGCCAAATGGCATTGGTAAATCAACAATACTCAAGCTAATTGCAGGGGAGCTACAACCAACTTCTGGGACAGTTTTCCGTTCGGCTAAGGTATCTTGCATGTTTCACGGGTTTACCTATACTGGAtaacaatttgaaattgataGATTTCAGATTTTAACTAACATCTCACTGTCCACCAAGTTAATTTGGTTATAGttatcattatttatttatgcaaaTACTTGTATTCTGCATTATGGGTGTTAGAACGTAAAGTAACTGCTATTTGGCCTTTGTATCTCCTTGCAAAGTTGGAGTTACTTGATATGCTTGAATCTCAAGGGGGACTTATATTTCTACAGGTTCGGATTGCTGTGTTCAGTCAGCACCATGTTGACGGGCTCGATTTATCTTCTAATCCCCTATTGTATATGATGCGATGCTACCCAGTGAGTCCTTGCTAttaccttcttcttttttttctttataggTTATATTTATCTTTTCATGTTTTGATGGGTGGTATCTATGAGTTGCTTTTGAAGTTTTATGTATACATGAGAATCCAGGATAGGATCCTACAATCAAACCCCTCTGAATCTATTTCCATACTCGGGTTAGGATAATTTTGCTTTAAAACTAGAATATAATCCATGGACCTCATCTACTGATATTTCCAACCTAAACATGATATTTTCCCCTTTTCCTATCTACTACATCATTGAACAAGACTTGGGAATTGGTACCAAAACCGTTAGTCATTTTGACCACATGAACAAGTTTCCATTGGTAGAGACCAAGTTTAGGTGCAAATGTTGTTCAAGGCCTCAGCCCTATCTGACCCGAGATGGATAAACCCTTTGTAATTCTTTAATCTCGTTTTGGCAGATAATCTTGTTATTTAGAAGTGTCATGCTTTTACTATTAAGgaatgcctttttttttttgggttctttttttaaatgtaaagTAATAAAGTATCCTTCTTGCAGGGAGTGCCTGAACAAAAGCTCCGATCTCACTTAGGTTCTTTTGGTGTAA encodes the following:
- the LOC117629270 gene encoding glutamine-dependent NAD(+) synthetase — protein: MRLLKTATCNLNQWAMDFDCNLKNIKESIAKAKEAGAVIRLGPELEITGYGCEDHFLELDTVNHAWECLKELLVGDWTDGILCSFGMPVINGSERYNCQILCMNRKIIMIRPKMWLANDGNYRELRWFTAWKQRDQLVNFQLPKEISEALSQDSVPFGYGYIQFLDTAVAAEICEELFTPIPPHAELALNGVEVFMNASGSHHQLRKLDIRLRAFMGATHTRGGVYMYSNHQGCDGGRLYYDGCASVVVNGDLVAQGSQFSLKDVEVVIAQIDLEAVASLRGSISSFQEQASCKTRVPFVEARYNLCQSFNLKMCLSSPLKIKYHSPEEEIAFGPGCWLWDYLRRSGASGFLLPLSGGADSSCVAAIVGCMCQLVVKEIANGDEQVKADAIRIGQYKDGQYPTDSREFAKRIFYTVFMGSENSSEATKSRAKVLADEIGAWHLDVSIDGVISALLSLFQTVTGKQPQYKVDGGSNSENLGLQNIQARIRMVLAFMFASLLPWVHNKPGFYLVLGSSNVDEALRGYLTKYDCSSADINPIGSISKQDLRTFLRWAATHLGYASLAEIEAAPPTAELEPIRSDYSQLDEVDMGMTYEELSVYGRLRKIFRCGPISMFKNLCYRWGAKLTPQEVADKVKHFFKYYSINRHKMTVLTPSYHAESYSPEDNRFDLRQFLYNARWPYQFRKIDDLVRELDGDRVHLGESSELDKLGDSSQGGGGMGVVAAGSGNPNVGL
- the LOC117629268 gene encoding ABC transporter F family member 3 isoform X1, with protein sequence MTVASSVVHEVLGRRAEDVDQPIIDYIVNVLADEDFDFGDDGEGAFDALGELLVGAGCVSDFAECRSVCSIISEKFGKHGLVKAKPTVRSLAAPVRMDDGMDEGQAPKKKVEVVDGPLLTERDRAKIERRKRKDERQREQQYQIHLAEMEAVRAGMPVVSVNHESIGGPNVKDIRLENFNVSVGGRDLIVDGSVTLSFGRHYGLVGRNGTGKTTFLRHLAMHAIDGIPKNFQILHVEQEVVGDDTSALQCVLNTDVERTQLMEEEARLLTKQRELEFEESTETSNGAIDKDAIGRRLQEIYKRLEFIDADSAESRAASILAGLSFSPEMQRKATKAFSGGWRMRIALARALFIEPDLLLLDEPTVCCSYTPLGFSYYSVCLVFIFPPHVYPFFFFQNHLDLHAVLWLETYLVKWPKTCIVVSHAREFLNTVVTDILHLHGQKLNAYKGNYDIYERTRIELVKNQQKAFESNERSRAHMQTFIDKFRYNAKRAALVQSRIKALDRLGHVDEIVNDPDYKFEFPTPDDRPGPPIISFSDASFGYPGGPILFKNLNFGIDLDSRIAMVGPNGIGKSTILKLIAGELQPTSGTVFRSAKVRIAVFSQHHVDGLDLSSNPLLYMMRCYPGVPEQKLRSHLGSFGVTGNLALQPMYTLSGGQKSRVAFAKITFKKPHIILLDEPSNHLDLDAVEALIQGLVIFQGGILMVSHDEHLISGSVDELWVVSEGRIAPFHGSFEDYKKILQSS
- the LOC117629268 gene encoding ABC transporter F family member 3 isoform X2; amino-acid sequence: MTVASSVVHEVLGRRAEDVDQPIIDYIVNVLADEDFDFGDDGEGAFDALGELLVGAGCVSDFAECRSVCSIISEKFGKHGLVKAKPTVRSLAAPVRMDDGMDEGQAPKKKVEVVDGPLLTERDRAKIERRKRKDERQREQQYQIHLAEMEAVRAGMPVVSVNHESIGGPNVKDIRLENFNVSVGGRDLIVDGSVTLSFGRHYGLVGRNGTGKTTFLRHLAMHAIDGIPKNFQILHVEQEVVGDDTSALQCVLNTDVERTQLMEEEARLLTKQRELEFEESTETSNGAIDKDAIGRRLQEIYKRLEFIDADSAESRAASILAGLSFSPEMQRKATKAFSGGWRMRIALARALFIEPDLLLLDEPTNHLDLHAVLWLETYLVKWPKTCIVVSHAREFLNTVVTDILHLHGQKLNAYKGNYDIYERTRIELVKNQQKAFESNERSRAHMQTFIDKFRYNAKRAALVQSRIKALDRLGHVDEIVNDPDYKFEFPTPDDRPGPPIISFSDASFGYPGGPILFKNLNFGIDLDSRIAMVGPNGIGKSTILKLIAGELQPTSGTVFRSAKVRIAVFSQHHVDGLDLSSNPLLYMMRCYPGVPEQKLRSHLGSFGVTGNLALQPMYTLSGGQKSRVAFAKITFKKPHIILLDEPSNHLDLDAVEALIQGLVIFQGGILMVSHDEHLISGSVDELWVVSEGRIAPFHGSFEDYKKILQSS